The Lolium perenne isolate Kyuss_39 chromosome 6, Kyuss_2.0, whole genome shotgun sequence genome segment atgactcttcgtgcactgttaggccttgaggaggcgccagtgagggaggtagtaattacatatgtgccgaatgggcctctcatcgagcctgcgcaggaagaggatctacctccacaaatgaaaagtctgctaaattggtacaagggttacataaaaaataaagccgccaaagaatatatttatgcggaagttagacatgagcatcacttcaaacattactatgtaacagttcatctgagtgaattgttccagcttttcaatctgcgcgagctcgacaaatctatcatcagttgctacgttctgtaagtgatttatttctaccccatctcgttcattgcctgcactatatatatatatatatatatatacatatatatatatatatataccagcactattctgcaaccggttgcagaataatattctgagcaccgacttgtactttcCTGGACACAAGGTTGAACTTCCTGGATAACAGGGTTGACCTTTTTGTCGGAACTTACttgaacttcccattttcttaagAGCTACTGATTACACTACGACTTTTTCAACCATTTGGAGGAaatgtgcaaatgatataccgttggatagataatgaaaaaccgcaactttttcatgttcacaactTTCACAGATTCagcacggtttaaatttaattttgaaaatacgaaaatgcttctatatggccagaaaacgaacttttagcTTGATTTTCGAATCACTTATTGGAAATgtacaaatgatataccgttggatagataatgaaattgcgcaactttttcttgttttacgttttttcaaaatcctcacagtttttgaacaattttgaaaataccgaaatttGGACGTACTTAAAAACGAGCGGACGGTAATTTGGATGATTTGTTTCAACCgtttgtcggaatgatgcaaatgatatggcgttggaaagctatgaactaggcgcaactttcttattccaattgttttctctGATTCCTTACAGTTTAAGAGAATATCTCAAATTACTGTCCGCCCATTTTATGTGACGGGCACCGAATGATTTTGCCCGCGATTTCCATCCGGTATATTgaaacaatgcaaatgatatacggttggaaaggtgtCGAAAGGGCGCATCATTTTCGTATCTACCATTTTTTCCAAATCCAAACGGTTTAAAATTAATTgtagaagttttgaaatcatgtttccggtatacTTTGCGAGATAATGACTCGaatttgatggattagatccatttatttgttgtaaaatgttgtaggtaatgaaattagactCATACTCTATCATATAAAGCTTTGGGTGGCAATGGTTGAGTTGGTTAGTGAACAAAACAATGAGATTTTCACAATAGATTTCCGCCTCGCAAAAAATAGAGCATTGAACTTCTGCCGACATGAGCTTGTACTGCTCGGGCAATGCGGTTGTACTTCTTGATGCTGTTTCATGAAGCTGTTCAGAAAAACTAATAAATTTTATTTGAACACTGTGTACTTCTCGtagttaccgcttgtacttcctgcAGTCGCCGcttgtacttctcggaatcacagattgtacttcccgcggatgaggatttttattttttattttttgtccttaggattttgtcggtttcttgtacttcctatattaagtggtgtACTTCttatgtcgaatggttgtacttctcgaaAACAAGTGTTTGAACTTCCTTGTTGGTGGTggtattattttgttttttctacatttagaTTTTGTTTGTTTTTTCGTACTTCctgtattaagtgggtgtactgcttATTTAGAATAGTTGTACTTATCGTActcaagtatttgaacttcctcgcgggTGGTGGtattatttttgttttttctacatgtggattttgtcggttttcttgtacttcctacattaagtgggtgtactgccTATGTCAAATGGTTGTACTTCTTTGGCGTTGTTTCACGAAAGTGTTCAATAAAACACCTTTATAGTACTACTATGGTGTGTACTTCCCGACTACAAGTAGTATTTATCTTTTGATTGTAGAAATCCTTACACATTAGATTTTGTAAAATAAACATAGAAGATCCTAGCTACTTACTAGCGCAAAATAGCTACTTGACTAATTAAAAAAAATCTCTCCACCACCCAAGGCGTTTTTACTGCCCCAATAATGTGCTCATACTGCCAACGATTGATGTAACTATGCTTCCTTGTTTTTATTTATACAAACAATGTTCAATTTTTGACAAAAAAATCATGGTTACTATTGTGTACTTCCCATAAATTTTTGTGTGTACTGATGGACAGAGAACCCgcacacacacacatacacacaaaCGCATTGCAGGGAGGTGATAAGAGTAGCAGCCGCTGCCGATTAAAACAACTAGCAGTAGCACACGCATATAGAGAAAAGGAAACAGCAGCGCACGCTACAAGAAGAGAAGTAGCGTCAGCGATGCTCGCTTAGAGGGATCAAAGCGGAGCATCAGTCGAGTGGGTGTTGCTTGGCGGCGCACTTAATCTGTTGAACCTTTTTTGCATGGAAATATTGAACCATCATGTTTCATTAAATGATCTAGAAACAAACTCCAAGCATACAATACCTGGGAAACACTACAGCCTCATGGTTGTCCTGCAATCGGAGAAAGCAAACACATTTTGATTTGTGAGCTAGAAATGATGCCCCAAAACAATAGCGGATCCTCCGGCTCCTTTTCATAGTAGCACTGAACACTGCTAGCTTGTCACAACGAGTTTGCAACTTCGGAATGACTGTACTTTTTTTTAGAACCTAGGTGTACTGCCCGGGAACACTGTCTTGTACTTCCTGTAAATGATTGGTTAAAGTAGCAATCTTACTTGTGCGTAGCTACCTAAAAATAATATGTAAATTGACAAGAATGACACACATGTGTCTGCACTTCATGAAAACTAGGCATGTTCTTCCGGTGGTTACCAGCTGCACTTCTGGAAACTAGTACTGTAGTAATCGTTTTAGTCACAGTAGTCATAAATCTGAATTTGGGCAGTAACCTTGCAAGCATCGAGCACTACACTAGTGTTGCTGCTGCATGCCAACAAAAAATAGAGAACTAGCTAACTGACCCTGGTCTAGCCGGAGCCGGGAGAACAACCGCACTGGCAAGGAAGTACAACCGCTCTGGCAAAACAGGACATGCCTCGCGGCAAGAAAGTTTAGCAGTAGGCCTTCCGCGGGAGATGTAGCGGCCGTGCACCGTCGGCGGGAGGCGCATGGGATCTGCGACGTCCGCGGGAAGCGAAGGTGCAGGGGCGACAATCGCCGGCGGGAGGCTCTGCGTGGAAGTGCATCATGGACGGCGGCGGGGCTACTCGAGGAGGCGCGGCGCTGTGACAACCAGCAGGAATCGAGGGAGGCCGGTGGCGGGTTGAATCGCGGGAGGCCAGCGGCGGGGGGAATCGGGGCAGGTCGACGGTGGGGGGAAGCGGGCGAGGCCGGCGGCGGGTTGAATCGCGGGAGGCCAGCGACGGGGGGGAATCGGGGCAGGTCGACGGCGGGGGGAATCGGGCGAGACCGGTGGCGGGGAATCGATGTGCCCGGCCGCGTGGTCGCTGGAGGAGGGTGGACGGGCCCCGCACGGGTCGCCGGAGGAGGTTCAGGTGAGGCCGGCGTGAGCGGTTCTGCGCGCTGAAGGTTGTAGGGGGCGGCTCGCCGGCGGGATCCAGAGCGGGTGCAGGGTGGCGGGCGGTCGGGGAATCAGGAAGCTCGCCGGCGTCGGGGAAGCAGCAGGATCACCGGCAGGGGTGGGGTGCGCTTCGCGCCGGCGGGTGGAGGAGGAGCTCGGTTCTCATCGGGAGGAGCAGCAGGCTCGCCGGCGGGCGAGGATTAGGGGGCTGGCGTGGGGAGTCAGGAGGTGGGAGATGGTGGAGGTGGACAGCACGTGAGGTGGTTCGCTGGTGGGGGTGGGGATTTTGGGTTGGACCGGTCGGTCCTTTGCACGGTCCTCTATAGGTCCGGTTGgtgctcagaataatattctgagcaccggttGCAAAATAGtgcaaccctatatatatatatgggaaATAGTGGGCTACCATGGTGCATAGCTATGCACACCAATCCAACCGTTAGATCATCTATAGGGAGCACAAAGAGAGCACACGGTGTTAGTCCATTACACATGCATGGCATGATCCTCCGTTATATTCAAATCACTTCCATCCATTTGATTCATGATTACAATATTATTTTTTATTGAGACCATCCCATAGCTGGCATAGGCTGCCGATGACAATTTCACTTCCCTTTTGATACCGAAACAACAAGCCATTTGTAAAGAAACCTAATAAAATAAGTACATCCATGGAACGTTTCTACCACATTTTGATACCAAAACAACAAGGCATATGCGCTGGAAGGAAAACACGTACGCACCTGACCATGGAACGTTTCTACCACATTTTGATACCAAAACAACAAGGCATATGCGCTGGAAGGAAAACACGTACGCACCTGACCATGGAACTTTTCTACCACATTTCGTACCAAAATGACAACCAAAATGACAACCAAAATGAGACACACATTCCGAACCAATTTGATAACGGAGGAACGGTACGGTCCGTTACAAAACAACAATTTGCCATGGTATGGTCGGTTTTTATTATTCAGCGTCCAGCTAGCAAAGTGAGAAAATCCATGGTTGCTCATTAGGCCAAGGTTTTGAATGGTAAGAAGAAAAAAGGAGTCGGCCCCCAAAACACACACATGATTTGTGCAATTCAATAGCCATTTACCCATTTTCTCTCGTTTTCATCCAATAGCAATGAGCAGCCTAAGCACATGTGCGGCAGATTAGCAGTTTCTGCTAGGTTCCCGTCGGATTTTCTATCCGCTACCATGGTGTAAGTCATCGGTGCTTTATTCATCTCCTCACGGCCAGTACACAATTCTATCCGCTCTGCTGCTTGCCATTGAAGCCTCCCATGTGCCATGTACGAATGTATCGGTTCATCTTGTTTGATCCATCACCACTGGCTTTCACATATTCTTGTTGTTTTCAATCCATCATCGATCTGTGGTACATTTGACTTGTGTGGATCGATGCAGTGCCTGGCAAAGCACGCGGCATGCGCCGACTGCGGTGCGAGCCGCTCGACCAAGTGTGCGTCCTGCGTCGACGGCGTGTACGAGCACATCCACTGGCTGGACACCTATGTCCTGGCGGCTAAGGTCAGGTGCCCCAACAACGAGGCCTACGGCTGCCGGTGCTCGGTCCCCTACTGCTTGGCCGGCGACCACCAGCTGGTGTGCGCGCACGCGCCTTGCTGCTGCCCGAAGCCCGGCTGCATCTTCCTCGGCTCGCCACCGACGCTCCGAGACCACCTCGCCTCGCACCACAATTGGGTCGTCACACCCATCACCTGCGGCAAGTGCATCGTGGTCGAGATGCAGCTCGCGGAGCGGCGGCGCCTGCTGGCCGCCGAGGAATGGGACAACGTCTTTGTCGTCGTCGCGAGCGAGCGCCGTGGCGTCGGAGAGCTCCACGTCAAGGTGGTGTGCGTCCGGGCCAGCGCGGAGGAAGGACCGACGTGGTACAGGTACGTGCAAGGTCTGGACGCACGCGCCCGTGGACGCGGAGACGGGATGCAAGGATGTCCTCATGCTGGAGGCCAAGGTGAGGAGCTGTGCTAAGCCCTCCGAGGATGCGATCATGGAGGTCGGTGGCTGGTGCTTGCATGTGCCGTCCGACACGCCACCGGCCGCTGAAGGGATCGTCCTGCTCGTGCGCATCGACAAGCTAGAAGTCCGAGCTCCCGTTCTTCTAGCAGCTGATAAGTTTAGTAACCATACTAAGCGCGTGCTCATCAGCAGCCGATTACAAGTCCGAGCTCCCATTCTTGTTAGCACAGATTAGTTTAGTCACCATATTAAACATGGACAGCCGTTTAGTGAGTACAACTGCCACGGATGAAGGAGTAGTACGGAGTATCTATTCTATTTTGGCTATCCTTTGATTTTGTCCATCATGCTAAGTGTTGCCAATCAATCTATCACTATACAGACGCGGACGATTTGCACCGTGCATGTGCATCCTATTTTGAAAAATTCTAAAAAATGATATTTCAAAGTAACATACTGGGAAGAATTCAATGGCGCACTGGGATTTATACTGGGAAGAATTCAAGTGTAGTGCAGATTTTAGTTCTGTCATTTGTTTTCCAAAATGACAAAACTCTACGGCATGCATGGCTGCCACTCTGAACCAAGGTTGTCACTCTGAACCAGACATTGATTGTCAAAACAGCATTGAAGTGAAAAAAAATCTTGGCTGAAACTGAGGCAGCCTCCACACGACCATCAAAGACTTAAAGTGTCGAAAAAAATACAAAACTTCAAGTTAACATTGACCGGATATCATGTTGAGTCTCTTCCTGATAGCTACATGCGAACAGGTACCAAACCATACCGTGGTATTTTGTCATTTTGGAAGAaaaacgacaagcaaagatatGTACCGTGGCATTTTGTCATTTTGGAAGAaaaacgacaagcaaagatatGCGCCGTCGGACAAAAAATTGTCATTACAATCCCAAAACAACAAACCATCATCGGTACGGCACCATGGCGCCGATTTTTTTTTTGGTTAACCGTCACCACGCTAACTTGTCAAAAAAAATGTAAACAACAACCAAATATCTCCACGGATGACGGTGTAGCAAACTGCTTGTTTATTTTTTTCCAAAACGACAAGCATGATGTGTCACGGTCGATAGCTCGTAAAAAAAATCTAACCCGTCGACCATTCGATTTTGTGGTTTAAATAATGGTTCACTGTGAAAGTTTTTAATTTATACATGTTAGTCTAGGCTAGCAATGAACATTATGCGATAAATTCTATATCGCATGCAAAAAAAAGTTAAATTGGAAGTTTTTGGGATTGCTTGGTGCAGCCACAACGAATGTAGGTTAAAGATTTGGAAAAGAATAAACGAAAACTAAATTTAATAATGGAACATGCACCCATCTGCACCGTCAAGCAAAAAAGTGTTGTTTCATTTTCAAAATGACAACTAAACCGTCCCTACCGTCAAGCAAAAAAACGTTGTTTCATTTCCAAAATGACAACTAAACTGTCCCTACACCACCTAGGTGGGACGGCATTGTTGCTACGCTGGGAAAAATAATTCAACCACGCATGGGGGAAGTGCAAACGGCCGTTAAACTACAAGACTACCGGATCAGTTTGATGTGAACCTGGGAAGAATTGGAGCCACACTATCCAACGGTTGGTAGGCTATGCACAGCTATCACCCTAGGTAGaaaatccgcgtcgatatatgtatagattaaggaatgcagaataaggaacatccatgatgttgggttcattgacccacacatcgttaatggatatgtgttagaaaaacaccccgccgacgtggagcaagacctgtggcggtttcttaaaaagcaggaactcaaaagtga includes the following:
- the LOC127310679 gene encoding E3 ubiquitin-protein ligase SINA-like 10, whose product is MCPAAWSLEEGGRAPHGSPEEVQCLAKHAACADCGASRSTKCASCVDGVYEHIHWLDTYVLAAKVRCPNNEAYGCRCSVPYCLAGDHQLVCAHAPCCCPKPGCIFLGSPPTLRDHLASHHNWVVTPITCGKCIVVEMQLAERRRLLAAEEWDNVFVVVASERRGVGELHVKVVCVRASAEEGPTWYRYVQGLDARARGRGDGMQGCPHAGGQGEELC